A single genomic interval of Nonomuraea rubra harbors:
- a CDS encoding ABC transporter substrate-binding protein translates to MKRRTPAALLTGALLLAGCGAQVEGGAAAARTVTVKRCGEDVQYTTPRRAVVYEGGSADKLFALGLTQHVHGYVMPPANPPVTESPWAAEYAKVKFLSDDLLNRELVVDAKADFVVAGWRSGFSDQRGITPEILDGLKIQSFMHAESCFNYPGYPERVAPFEALYTDLERLGKIFGVEAKAQELIAGYRKRVEAVQAQAPKGDPTPVFLYDSGTDKPFTAGSQVPPTDIIRFAGGRNVFGDLDARWGEVTWEAVVEAKPEVIVILDYGDKPAAEKIKFLKEFPTTSKLPAVVNDRFYVLDYNEGISGPRNIDGLEGFAKYLRELQT, encoded by the coding sequence GTGAAAAGACGCACCCCCGCTGCGCTCCTGACGGGGGCACTCCTGCTCGCAGGATGCGGGGCGCAGGTGGAGGGCGGCGCCGCCGCCGCGCGCACGGTGACGGTCAAGAGGTGCGGCGAGGACGTCCAGTACACCACCCCCCGCCGGGCCGTCGTCTACGAGGGCGGCAGCGCCGACAAGCTGTTCGCCCTCGGCCTGACCCAGCACGTGCACGGCTACGTGATGCCGCCCGCCAACCCGCCCGTCACCGAGTCGCCCTGGGCGGCCGAGTACGCCAAGGTGAAGTTCCTCAGCGACGACCTGCTCAACCGGGAGCTGGTCGTGGACGCCAAGGCCGACTTCGTCGTCGCGGGCTGGCGCTCCGGCTTCAGCGACCAGCGCGGCATCACCCCCGAGATCCTCGACGGGCTGAAGATCCAGAGCTTCATGCACGCCGAGTCGTGCTTCAACTACCCCGGCTACCCCGAGCGGGTCGCGCCGTTCGAAGCGCTCTACACCGACCTCGAACGCCTCGGGAAGATCTTCGGCGTCGAGGCCAAGGCCCAGGAATTGATCGCCGGCTACCGCAAGCGCGTAGAGGCGGTCCAGGCACAGGCGCCCAAGGGCGACCCGACGCCCGTCTTCCTCTACGACTCGGGCACGGACAAGCCGTTCACCGCCGGCAGCCAGGTGCCGCCCACCGACATCATCCGCTTCGCCGGCGGCCGCAACGTCTTCGGTGACCTGGACGCGCGCTGGGGCGAGGTCACCTGGGAGGCCGTGGTCGAGGCCAAGCCGGAGGTCATCGTGATCCTGGACTACGGTGACAAGCCCGCAGCGGAGAAGATCAAGTTTCTGAAGGAGTTCCCCACCACCAGCAAGCTGCCCGCCGTCGTCAACGACCGCTTCTACGTCCTGGACTACAACGAGGGCATCAGCGGGCCGCGCAACATCGACGGCCTGGAAGGGTTCGCGAAATACCTGCGCGAGCTCCAGACCTGA
- a CDS encoding ABC transporter ATP-binding protein, whose protein sequence is MTRLLLDDLSVSIDGAAIVKDLALAVGDGEVVGLVGPNGSGKTTALRCVYRALRPTGGAVWIDGQELTRMPLRDSARTIAALTQEGRADLDFTVEEVVALGRAPHLRGNQALDARERELCRQAMAQMEVLHLAGRGVLSLSGGERQRVLVARALVQEPQVLVLDEPTNHLDLHHQIRLLSMLKGSGLSVLVTLHDLNLAASACDRLAVLSHGTLVACGPPAQVLTEELLREAFGVEASVVPHPLTGVPQVLYDLGTATTTKGNSK, encoded by the coding sequence ATGACCCGCCTGCTGCTGGACGATCTCTCCGTGTCCATCGACGGCGCCGCCATCGTCAAGGATCTGGCGCTCGCCGTCGGCGACGGGGAAGTGGTGGGGTTGGTCGGACCCAACGGCTCCGGCAAGACGACGGCCCTGCGGTGCGTGTACCGGGCGCTGCGGCCCACGGGCGGCGCGGTCTGGATCGACGGCCAGGAGCTGACGCGGATGCCGCTGCGCGACAGCGCCCGCACGATCGCCGCCCTCACCCAGGAGGGGAGGGCGGATCTCGACTTCACCGTCGAGGAGGTCGTCGCCCTCGGCCGCGCCCCGCACCTGCGCGGTAACCAGGCACTCGACGCCCGCGAGCGCGAGCTGTGCCGTCAGGCCATGGCGCAGATGGAGGTGCTGCACCTGGCCGGGCGCGGCGTGCTGTCGTTGTCCGGCGGGGAACGCCAACGGGTCCTGGTGGCCAGGGCGCTCGTCCAGGAGCCGCAGGTACTGGTGCTCGACGAGCCGACCAACCACCTCGACCTGCACCACCAGATCCGCCTGCTGTCGATGCTCAAAGGCTCCGGGCTGAGCGTGCTGGTCACCCTGCACGACCTCAACCTCGCCGCCTCCGCCTGCGACCGGCTGGCGGTGCTGTCGCACGGCACCCTCGTCGCCTGCGGCCCGCCCGCGCAGGTCCTCACCGAGGAACTGCTGCGCGAGGCGTTCGGCGTCGAGGCGAGCGTCGTCCCCCATCCGCTGACCGGGGTCCCCCAGGTGCTCTACGACCTGGGCACGGCCACAACCACGAAAGGAAACTCGAAGTGA
- a CDS encoding FecCD family ABC transporter permease, with product MALIVVLLAGVLAVSVLLAIGLGAAAVPPGETLRFLWAAVTGGSITAEEVTAYQIIWQVRTPRVLLAVLVGAGLSVVGVAIQAMVRNALADPYVLGVSSGASAGAVLVSVTGALTALGIYAVSAGAFLGALLVSALVYLASRGAGGLTPLRLVLTGVAMAFGFQAVMSLIVYFVPDGESTSTVLFWSMGGFGAATWGALPVVAVVTLVTVVALRRFARSLDVLALGDETSVSLGVDTVRFRRGLFVLTSLATGAMVAVSGAIGFVGLVMPHLVRLWTGAAHVRVLTIAPLAGAIFMVWADLVARTLVAPRELPLGVITALVGVPVFVVLLRRRGYLFGGR from the coding sequence ATGGCGCTGATCGTCGTTCTGCTGGCCGGTGTCCTCGCGGTGTCGGTGCTGCTGGCGATAGGGCTCGGCGCCGCCGCGGTGCCGCCGGGGGAGACGCTGCGCTTCCTGTGGGCGGCGGTGACCGGCGGCTCGATCACGGCCGAGGAGGTCACCGCCTACCAGATCATCTGGCAGGTGCGGACGCCGCGCGTGCTGCTGGCGGTCCTGGTGGGGGCCGGGCTCAGCGTCGTCGGCGTGGCGATCCAGGCGATGGTGCGCAACGCGCTGGCCGACCCGTACGTCCTGGGCGTGTCGTCGGGGGCGTCGGCCGGGGCGGTGCTGGTCAGCGTCACGGGCGCGCTGACCGCCCTGGGGATCTACGCGGTCTCGGCCGGCGCGTTCCTCGGCGCGCTGCTCGTCTCCGCCCTGGTCTACCTGGCCTCGCGCGGCGCCGGCGGCCTGACGCCGCTGCGGCTGGTGCTCACCGGCGTGGCGATGGCCTTCGGCTTCCAGGCCGTGATGAGCCTGATCGTGTACTTCGTCCCGGACGGCGAGTCGACGAGCACGGTGCTGTTCTGGTCGATGGGCGGCTTCGGCGCGGCGACATGGGGAGCGCTGCCGGTCGTGGCAGTCGTCACTTTGGTCACCGTCGTGGCGCTGCGCCGCTTCGCCCGCAGCCTCGACGTGCTCGCCCTGGGCGACGAGACGTCGGTGAGCCTGGGCGTGGACACCGTGAGGTTCCGCCGGGGCCTGTTCGTGCTGACGTCGCTGGCCACCGGCGCGATGGTCGCGGTCAGCGGCGCGATCGGCTTCGTCGGTCTGGTCATGCCGCACCTCGTGCGGCTGTGGACGGGGGCGGCACACGTACGCGTGCTCACCATCGCGCCCCTGGCCGGGGCGATCTTCATGGTGTGGGCCGACCTGGTGGCCAGGACCCTGGTGGCGCCGCGCGAGCTGCCGCTGGGCGTGATCACCGCGCTGGTGGGCGTGCCGGTCTTCGTCGTCCTGCTGCGCCGCCGCGGCTACCTGTTCGGAGGACGCTGA
- a CDS encoding permease — protein sequence MPWAFIVLVALLVAGRFLLAPHLTHPALQTWATVFVAVCVQALPFLVLGVALSAAITAFVPASFWTRALPRRTYAAVPVAGMAGAVLPGCECASVPVASGLMARGVAPPAALAFLLASPAINPIVLVATAVAFPDDPAMVVARFAASLAVAVLAGWIWARFGRAAWLPAPRRTAGTGQSKAGAFVDTMRHDLLHAGGFLVVGALAAATLNVVIPRGWLTAVAGMPEVSVLVLAFLAVLLSICSEADAFVAASFTAFSPTAKLVFLVVGPMVDLKLIALQAGTFGRAFAWRFAPLTLVLAIAAGFVAGWVLL from the coding sequence ATGCCCTGGGCGTTCATCGTTCTCGTGGCCCTGCTGGTGGCGGGGCGTTTCCTGCTCGCGCCCCACCTGACGCATCCGGCGCTGCAGACTTGGGCGACCGTGTTCGTGGCGGTGTGCGTGCAGGCACTGCCGTTCCTGGTGCTGGGGGTGGCGCTGTCGGCGGCCATCACCGCGTTCGTGCCCGCCTCGTTCTGGACGCGGGCGCTGCCCCGGCGCACCTACGCGGCGGTGCCGGTGGCGGGGATGGCGGGGGCGGTGCTGCCCGGCTGTGAGTGCGCGTCGGTGCCGGTGGCCTCCGGGCTGATGGCTCGCGGGGTGGCGCCACCGGCGGCGCTGGCGTTCCTGCTGGCCTCCCCGGCGATCAACCCGATCGTGCTGGTGGCCACCGCGGTGGCCTTCCCCGACGACCCGGCGATGGTGGTCGCGCGGTTCGCCGCCTCGCTGGCCGTGGCCGTGCTGGCCGGCTGGATCTGGGCCCGGTTCGGGCGCGCCGCGTGGCTGCCGGCGCCCCGCCGAACCGCCGGGACCGGCCAGAGCAAGGCGGGCGCGTTCGTGGACACGATGCGTCACGACCTGCTGCACGCCGGCGGGTTCCTGGTGGTCGGCGCGCTGGCGGCGGCGACTCTGAACGTGGTGATCCCCCGCGGCTGGCTCACCGCGGTGGCCGGGATGCCGGAAGTGTCCGTGCTGGTGCTGGCGTTCCTGGCGGTGCTGCTGTCGATCTGCTCGGAGGCGGACGCGTTCGTGGCGGCCTCGTTCACGGCGTTCTCCCCCACGGCCAAGCTGGTGTTCCTGGTGGTCGGGCCGATGGTGGACCTGAAGCTCATCGCCCTGCAGGCGGGCACGTTCGGCCGCGCCTTCGCCTGGCGGTTCGCGCCGCTCACGCTGGTCCTCGCGATCGCGGCCGGCTTCGTCGCGGGCTGGGTGCTGCTGTGA
- a CDS encoding TIGR03943 family putative permease subunit, with protein sequence MSRQAQGAVLLILGATVLSISAFSTTYVNYVKPGFRPLLVGAGAVLSALGLLSVVAGLLDRPGAHRHGPRVAWLLAVPVFAIVLIAPPALGAFAARQSGGPPALARTGGYSALAGGEVTELTLGEFIGRAYARPGPPLAGRKVRLIGFAVPAEDGRGWYLTRMQIRCCAADALALEVAVQGATAPAEDSWVAVTGTWVPWPDGVPDDYVVPALTATAVTAVARPAEPYE encoded by the coding sequence GTGAGCCGCCAGGCGCAGGGCGCCGTTCTGCTGATCCTCGGCGCGACGGTGCTGAGCATCTCCGCGTTCTCCACAACGTACGTCAACTACGTCAAACCGGGGTTCCGGCCGCTGCTCGTGGGGGCCGGCGCGGTGCTGTCGGCTCTCGGCCTGCTGTCCGTCGTCGCCGGGCTGCTGGACCGGCCCGGCGCCCACCGGCACGGGCCGCGGGTGGCGTGGCTGCTGGCCGTGCCGGTGTTCGCCATCGTGCTGATCGCTCCGCCCGCGCTCGGCGCCTTCGCGGCCCGGCAGAGTGGCGGCCCGCCGGCGCTCGCCCGGACCGGGGGTTACAGCGCGCTGGCGGGAGGCGAGGTGACGGAGTTGACGCTGGGCGAGTTCATCGGCCGCGCCTACGCGCGGCCGGGGCCGCCACTCGCCGGCAGGAAGGTCAGGCTGATCGGCTTCGCCGTCCCGGCCGAGGACGGCAGGGGCTGGTATCTGACCCGAATGCAGATCCGCTGCTGCGCCGCTGACGCGCTCGCTCTGGAGGTCGCCGTCCAGGGGGCGACCGCCCCGGCGGAGGACTCCTGGGTGGCGGTCACGGGCACCTGGGTACCGTGGCCGGACGGGGTGCCCGATGACTACGTGGTTCCGGCCCTGACCGCGACCGCTGTGACCGCCGTCGCGCGGCCGGCGGAGCCGTACGAATAG
- a CDS encoding TIGR03943 family putative permease subunit → MNRVTQNLLLLLLGGALLKISAFSADFANYVKPGFRPLVIAAGVVLVVLAVAALALDLRRSRSAARQGELLRARVAEEAYLAALVGRDPVTPAHQEEHEHVGGHRVAWLLVAPLTVIFLVAPPALGSFAVQQAEQTSHVPPPTLVEARPTVLKDGQVNTLSMIEFANLAWDDSSRALRGKTVRLTGFVVPSGRDGGWYLTRMRIGCCAADALTMQVMVKGVPAPATDAWVRVTGTWSPRKVRGTDAYSPPEVTASRVERIAAPDEPYE, encoded by the coding sequence GTGAATCGGGTCACGCAGAACCTGCTGCTCCTCTTGCTCGGCGGGGCACTGTTGAAGATCTCCGCCTTCTCGGCGGACTTCGCCAACTACGTCAAGCCGGGTTTCCGGCCGCTGGTGATCGCGGCGGGCGTGGTGCTGGTCGTCCTGGCCGTGGCCGCTCTGGCTCTGGACCTCCGCAGGAGCAGGAGCGCGGCGCGCCAGGGGGAACTCCTCCGCGCTCGCGTGGCCGAGGAGGCCTATCTGGCCGCGCTGGTCGGCCGCGATCCGGTCACCCCCGCGCACCAGGAGGAACACGAGCATGTGGGAGGGCATCGGGTGGCGTGGCTGCTGGTGGCCCCGCTCACGGTGATCTTCCTGGTCGCTCCCCCGGCTCTCGGCTCGTTCGCCGTCCAGCAGGCCGAGCAGACCTCGCACGTGCCTCCGCCCACTCTCGTCGAAGCCCGCCCCACCGTACTGAAAGACGGCCAGGTGAACACGCTGAGCATGATCGAGTTCGCCAATCTGGCCTGGGACGACTCCAGCAGAGCCCTACGAGGCAAGACCGTCCGGCTGACCGGTTTCGTCGTACCGTCCGGCCGGGACGGCGGGTGGTACCTGACGCGCATGCGGATCGGCTGCTGCGCCGCCGACGCCCTCACGATGCAGGTCATGGTGAAAGGTGTCCCCGCGCCCGCGACTGATGCGTGGGTGCGTGTGACCGGCACCTGGAGTCCGCGAAAAGTCCGAGGGACGGACGCCTACTCTCCGCCCGAGGTGACCGCTTCCCGTGTTGAGCGGATAGCTGCGCCCGACGAACCGTATGAATGA
- a CDS encoding ABC transporter ATP-binding protein produces MSASRAPSVLAPARATLIGCAVLTGISALAGMAPLIAVVEISRRLLHGDTDVWPIIVVALAALAVKQLGTFGAGVLTHLADIRVSFRIRRELLAKLRRLPLGWFTDRNSGIVKKTVEDDVAALHQLIAHSVVEVTAAAVPVVVAIGYLLIVDWRMALISLVPLVTGLVVYQRAMAGAGTKYPEFMAWLTRLSGAAVEFVNGIGVVKAFGTPGVASRRFQEVSRNFARFFLDWAKATTTASVISEILLSPPSVLVIMAGAGGALTAAGWLPLTSLIAFLVFGTVTTAGLMTVMMSIHPLVTALSVARGIREVLAAPELPVPASPVVPDPAAPGPVVRMRGVRFSYGDTVALDDVDLDLERGTVTALVGPSGSGKSTLAKLLPRFDDPQQGSVELHGTDLRDLDPAELYRHVAFVFQDSALLRMSVRDNIRLARPDASDADVRAAAAKAQILDRLDALPRGLDSVAGEDAELSGGERQRVCIARAILADRPILVLDEATASADPENEARIQDALSEVARGRTVLVIAHRLSTIRGADQIVVLDEGRVAERGQHEELLARQGLYARLWEHDQRAREGSAQRLEAR; encoded by the coding sequence ATGTCCGCTTCTCGAGCTCCATCGGTGCTGGCCCCCGCCCGCGCCACCCTGATCGGGTGTGCTGTCCTGACCGGGATCAGCGCGCTGGCCGGGATGGCGCCGCTGATCGCGGTGGTCGAGATCAGCCGGCGCCTGCTCCACGGGGATACGGACGTGTGGCCGATCATCGTGGTCGCCCTCGCCGCGCTAGCCGTCAAGCAGCTCGGCACGTTCGGCGCGGGGGTGCTGACGCATCTGGCCGACATCCGGGTGTCGTTCAGGATCCGGCGGGAGCTGCTGGCCAAGCTGCGCAGGCTGCCGCTGGGCTGGTTCACCGACCGCAACTCGGGGATCGTGAAGAAGACGGTCGAGGACGACGTCGCCGCGCTGCACCAGCTCATCGCCCACTCCGTGGTGGAGGTGACGGCCGCCGCCGTCCCCGTGGTGGTCGCAATCGGCTACCTGCTCATTGTGGACTGGCGGATGGCGCTGATCAGCCTGGTTCCGCTGGTCACCGGGCTGGTCGTGTACCAGCGGGCGATGGCCGGGGCCGGGACGAAGTACCCGGAGTTCATGGCATGGCTGACCCGGCTGAGCGGGGCCGCGGTCGAGTTCGTCAACGGCATCGGCGTCGTCAAGGCCTTCGGCACGCCGGGGGTGGCCAGCCGCCGGTTCCAGGAGGTGTCCCGGAATTTTGCCCGTTTCTTCCTGGACTGGGCCAAGGCCACGACCACGGCCTCGGTCATCTCGGAGATCCTGCTGTCGCCGCCCAGCGTGCTCGTCATCATGGCAGGCGCGGGCGGCGCGCTCACCGCCGCCGGATGGCTGCCGCTGACGAGCCTCATCGCGTTCCTGGTGTTCGGGACCGTCACCACCGCCGGGTTGATGACCGTCATGATGTCGATCCACCCGCTGGTCACGGCGCTGAGCGTGGCGCGCGGCATCCGCGAGGTGCTCGCCGCCCCCGAGCTGCCCGTCCCGGCGAGCCCGGTCGTGCCCGACCCCGCCGCTCCCGGCCCGGTGGTGCGCATGCGCGGCGTCCGCTTCTCCTACGGCGACACGGTCGCGCTCGACGACGTCGATCTCGACCTGGAGCGGGGCACGGTGACCGCGCTGGTCGGCCCGTCCGGGTCCGGCAAGTCCACCCTGGCCAAGCTGCTGCCCCGGTTCGACGACCCCCAGCAGGGCTCGGTCGAGCTGCACGGAACCGACCTGCGCGATCTCGACCCCGCCGAGCTGTACCGGCACGTGGCCTTCGTCTTCCAGGACTCGGCGCTGCTGCGCATGAGCGTCCGCGACAACATCCGCCTGGCCCGCCCGGACGCCTCCGACGCCGACGTACGCGCGGCGGCGGCCAAGGCGCAGATCCTCGACCGCCTCGACGCGCTCCCGCGCGGCCTCGACTCGGTCGCAGGCGAGGACGCCGAGCTCTCGGGAGGCGAGCGGCAGCGGGTGTGCATCGCCCGCGCGATCCTCGCCGACCGGCCCATCCTCGTCCTGGACGAGGCGACCGCGAGCGCGGACCCGGAGAACGAGGCCCGCATCCAGGACGCGCTGAGCGAGGTCGCGCGCGGCCGTACCGTGCTGGTCATCGCGCATCGGCTGAGCACGATCCGCGGCGCCGACCAGATCGTGGTCCTCGATGAGGGCCGGGTGGCGGAGCGGGGCCAGCATGAGGAGCTGCTGGCCCGCCAGGGCCTGTACGCCCGGCTGTGGGAGCACGACCAGCGCGCCCGCGAAGGCAGCGCGCAGAGGCTGGAGGCCCGCTGA
- a CDS encoding ABC transporter ATP-binding protein — translation MIAMIRYLSELLDERGRRHLRVMLAAQAGQGVLQGLGFLFVAPLVAALTSAPADWGRFWIWAGAIAATVATHHVLLAWSTSLGYVVGTDVLTSFHTRLGNHLATLPIGWFRGDRTGPIGRMLGKGTMDVANIPAHLLRHVVVGITAPATMILGSFLLDWRIGLAFAAGALLCALALRLLMVIVRRNDDDYEHDIGVSASRIVEYARQQPTLRAYGVLDRPELGTLEESLARQQGSQSRLTIRGAWGMIAFFGTLQLVVTAVIALTVGLTLNGSVSLPVMIGVLIVTLRMLDPISQLGELAGTVQVNADAIGRVRDLLAVPPLPEPITPAEPAGTGIELRGVRFGYDGGPAVLDGIDATIPAGSFTAVVGPSGAGKSTLLKLLGRFFDVTEGTIRIGDRDVRELGSTGVSRLTAQVFQDVYLFEGTIADNLRMAAPDATDADLDRVARIARLDEVVERLPQGWHTRVGEAGSTLSGGEKQRVSIARALLKDAPIVLLDEATAALDPANEAAIADAIAELARDRTVIVVAHRLSTVVAADRILVLDQGRITEHGNHESLLAAGGTYARFWHERLRARGWQLTSEGTS, via the coding sequence ATGATCGCCATGATCCGATACCTGTCCGAGCTGCTCGACGAGCGCGGGCGCCGCCACCTGCGCGTCATGCTCGCCGCCCAGGCCGGGCAGGGCGTGCTCCAGGGGCTGGGTTTTCTATTCGTGGCGCCGCTGGTGGCCGCGCTTACCAGCGCGCCGGCCGACTGGGGCCGCTTCTGGATCTGGGCGGGCGCGATCGCCGCCACGGTCGCCACCCACCACGTGCTGCTGGCCTGGAGCACCTCCTTGGGGTACGTCGTCGGCACGGACGTGCTGACCAGCTTCCATACCCGCCTCGGCAACCACCTGGCCACGCTGCCGATCGGCTGGTTCCGCGGCGACCGCACCGGGCCGATCGGGCGCATGCTCGGCAAGGGCACGATGGACGTCGCCAACATCCCCGCCCACCTGCTGCGCCACGTCGTCGTCGGCATCACCGCGCCCGCCACCATGATCCTGGGCAGCTTCCTGCTCGACTGGCGGATCGGCCTGGCCTTCGCCGCCGGCGCGCTGCTGTGCGCACTGGCCCTGCGCCTGCTCATGGTCATCGTGCGGCGCAACGACGACGACTACGAGCACGACATCGGCGTCAGCGCCTCCCGCATCGTCGAGTACGCCCGCCAGCAGCCGACCCTGCGCGCCTACGGTGTGCTCGACCGGCCCGAGCTCGGCACCCTGGAGGAGTCCCTGGCCCGACAGCAGGGCTCCCAGTCACGGCTCACCATCCGGGGAGCCTGGGGGATGATCGCGTTCTTCGGCACCCTGCAACTGGTCGTCACGGCCGTCATCGCCCTCACCGTCGGCCTGACCTTGAACGGCTCCGTCTCCCTCCCGGTGATGATCGGCGTGCTCATCGTCACCCTGCGCATGCTCGACCCCATCTCCCAGCTCGGCGAGCTCGCCGGCACCGTGCAGGTCAACGCCGACGCCATCGGCCGCGTACGGGACCTGCTGGCGGTGCCGCCGCTGCCCGAACCGATCACCCCCGCCGAACCGGCCGGCACCGGCATCGAGCTGCGCGGCGTGCGCTTCGGCTACGACGGCGGCCCGGCCGTCCTCGACGGCATCGATGCGACGATCCCCGCCGGCAGCTTCACCGCCGTCGTGGGCCCGTCCGGCGCGGGCAAGAGCACCCTGCTGAAATTGCTCGGCCGCTTCTTCGACGTCACAGAAGGCACGATCCGCATCGGCGACCGGGACGTCCGCGAGCTCGGCAGCACCGGCGTCTCCCGGCTGACCGCGCAGGTCTTCCAGGACGTCTACCTGTTCGAGGGCACCATCGCCGACAACCTGCGCATGGCCGCCCCTGACGCCACCGACGCCGACCTCGACCGGGTGGCCCGCATCGCCCGCCTCGACGAGGTCGTCGAACGCCTCCCGCAGGGCTGGCACACCCGCGTCGGCGAGGCCGGCTCCACCCTGTCCGGCGGCGAGAAGCAGCGCGTCTCCATCGCCCGCGCCCTGCTCAAGGACGCCCCCATCGTGCTGCTGGACGAGGCCACCGCCGCCCTCGACCCGGCCAACGAGGCCGCCATCGCCGACGCCATCGCCGAGCTGGCCCGCGACCGCACCGTCATCGTCGTCGCCCACCGCCTGTCCACCGTGGTCGCCGCCGACCGCATCCTCGTCCTCGACCAGGGCCGGATCACCGAGCACGGCAACCACGAGAGCCTGCTGGCCGCCGGCGGCACGTACGCGCGCTTCTGGCACGAGCGCTTGCGCGCTCGCGGCTGGCAGCTCACCTCGGAAGGAACCTCATGA
- a CDS encoding MptD family putative ECF transporter S component, with amino-acid sequence MTTATPAGRRIDVRMSPKDLINIGVFGALYLVVVYAISMLGFINPPVMLVALAASIVAGGIPFTLFLTRVRHAGMVTVFGIITGGLFLLTGHPPISFAITVACALLAEVVIWAGGYRSRRLSVPAYAVYSAWYVGPMMPLFYARDDYFSSPSMQMMGTDYVNQMQALLSPGMLLAFDVSTVVFGLLGGLLGLRLTRKHFAKAGLA; translated from the coding sequence ATGACCACCGCCACCCCCGCCGGGCGCCGCATCGACGTGCGCATGAGCCCCAAAGACCTCATCAACATCGGCGTCTTCGGCGCCCTCTACCTCGTCGTCGTGTACGCGATCAGCATGCTCGGCTTCATCAACCCGCCCGTCATGCTCGTAGCCCTCGCCGCGAGCATCGTGGCGGGCGGCATCCCCTTCACCCTCTTCCTCACCCGGGTACGCCACGCGGGCATGGTCACCGTCTTCGGCATCATCACCGGCGGGCTGTTCCTGCTCACCGGCCATCCGCCGATCAGCTTCGCGATCACCGTCGCGTGCGCATTGCTGGCCGAGGTCGTCATTTGGGCGGGCGGCTACCGGTCGCGGCGGCTGAGCGTGCCGGCCTACGCCGTCTACTCCGCCTGGTACGTCGGTCCCATGATGCCGCTGTTCTATGCCCGCGACGACTACTTCTCCAGCCCGTCGATGCAGATGATGGGCACCGACTACGTCAACCAGATGCAGGCGCTGCTGTCCCCTGGCATGCTGCTCGCCTTCGACGTCTCCACCGTCGTCTTCGGCCTGCTCGGCGGACTCCTCGGGCTGCGGCTGACGCGCAAGCACTTCGCGAAGGCGGGCCTGGCGTGA
- a CDS encoding energy-coupling factor transporter transmembrane component T family protein — protein MTASPLTLPGQVTAAVRVLRLDPRTKVLLVLSASAAVMAPGGERFIPAALVLGLLLALGEGAWMRVAALPLTAAVVAAVAYLLPMAAPHPAVGVIATVAAYALRFVAVAGIALHLMRTTTPTQLTAALRAARVPRAITVSAAVMLRFLPVIVTEARAVHDAMRLRGIGGWGGLLRHPVLSIERFTVPLIASSLRVAEDLSASALLRGLGSATRPTALHPPRLGVTDLVAVLVAAALITVTVLW, from the coding sequence GTGACCGCATCCCCGCTCACCCTTCCCGGGCAGGTCACCGCGGCTGTCCGGGTGCTGCGGCTGGACCCACGGACGAAGGTGCTGCTCGTGCTGTCGGCGAGCGCCGCCGTCATGGCGCCCGGCGGGGAGAGGTTCATCCCCGCCGCCCTCGTCCTCGGGCTGCTGCTCGCGCTCGGCGAAGGTGCCTGGATGCGCGTGGCCGCCCTGCCGCTCACCGCCGCCGTGGTCGCGGCCGTCGCCTACCTGCTGCCGATGGCCGCACCGCATCCCGCCGTGGGCGTCATCGCCACGGTCGCGGCGTATGCGCTGCGTTTCGTCGCCGTTGCGGGCATCGCGCTGCACCTGATGCGTACGACCACGCCGACCCAGCTCACCGCCGCCCTGCGGGCCGCCCGCGTGCCCCGGGCGATCACCGTCTCGGCGGCCGTGATGCTGCGCTTCCTGCCGGTGATCGTCACGGAGGCCCGCGCGGTGCACGACGCCATGCGGCTGCGCGGGATCGGCGGCTGGGGCGGCCTGCTCCGTCACCCGGTGCTGAGCATCGAGCGCTTCACCGTCCCGCTGATCGCCTCCAGCCTGCGGGTCGCCGAGGACCTGTCGGCCTCGGCGCTGCTGCGCGGGCTCGGCTCGGCCACCCGGCCCACGGCGCTGCACCCGCCGCGCCTGGGCGTCACCGATCTGGTCGCCGTGCTGGTCGCGGCGGCGCTGATCACGGTCACGGTGCTGTGGTGA